CGCGGCGCGCGGTGGGCTCGACGCCGCCGAATACGCCTGGGGCGACGAGTTCGCGCCCGGCGGCCGGCAGATGGCCAACACCTGGCAGGGAGCGTTCCCCCACGAGAACCTGCTGGCCGACGGCTTCGAGCGGACTTCGCCGGCCGGGACGTTTCCGCCGAACGGTTACGGCCTCCACGACATGATCGGCAATGTCTGGGAATGGACCTCCGACTGGTGGAGCGACGGCCACACGGCCGACCCTGCCAGCCCGTGCTGCATTCCGCGCAACCCGCGGGGGGCGGACGAGGCGGGGAGCCATGATCCGCGCCTGCCCGGAATCCGCATACCCCGCAAGGTGATCAAGGGCGGTTCGCATCTCTGCGCGCCGAACTATTGCCGGCGCTACCGCCCGGCGGCGCGCCATGCGCATCCCGTCGACACGTCGACCAGCCATCTCGGATTCCGCTGCGTCATGAGGAAACGGTCGGGAATATGAACGAAGAGCGACCATGCCGCATCGCACACGCGATGAACCCGGTTGGCCGGGGCTTTGGCGGCGCTGCTGCTCCGGGTCGGTGTTTCCACGCACGGCCTCTCGTTCGAAGTCCAGCAGCGCTTGTGGGACGACATTCTTGGCCGGCTTCACGGGCCGATGACGTCCCGCCTCTTCCTGCAGCCCGGCCTGGCGTTTCTCGTCGCCCTGTTCAAGGAATACCCGCCGGCCCAGCATACGGGCAGCTTCACCGTAGAGGATGTGCACGCGTCGATCAGCTCCGCGGCGAGCGGCGCAAACCAGTGACCGGGCGGTTGCGGGCGGGTGGAAGTTGCCGTCCGCTCACACTCTAAGAGAGGCAGGAGAGATTCTCATGGCAAACACTGAAACAATCCGTCCCCCGCTTGACGGGCGTCCAATGCTTCATGCCCTGGCGAGGAACTGGTGGCTCCTCATGCTGCGAGGCATCTGCGCCGTGCTGTTTGGCGTCCTGACCTTCGTCTGGCCGGGGATTACGCTCATCACTCTGGTGCTGCTCTACGGTGCCTATGCTTTCGCCGACGGCGTGTTCTCGCTGTTCGCCGCGATCACGGGCGGAACACCGGCGCCGCGCTGGTGGCTGGCTGTGGTCGGCTTGCTCGGCATCGGGGCGGGGCTGGTGACGCTGTTTTGGCCGGGCATGACGGCGCTGCTGCTGCTGTTCTTCATCGCCTTCTGGTCGATCGCCATCGGTGTCATGGAGATCATTGGCGCGATCCGCCTGCGCAAGGAGATCGACAATGAATGGTGGCTGGTCGCGAGCGGCGCCCTGTCCGTGATCTTCGGCGCCATCCTGCTGTTCCGCCCCGGGGCCGGGGCGCTTGGACTGATCCTCGTCATCGGCGTCTTTGCGTTGATCCACGGCGTCATGCTGATCTCGTTCGCGCTACGCCTGCGGGGCCACAAGCATGCCGAGGCCTGACCCGGCAGGCGGCGCGCTTTTCCCGGGGAAGGCCGGGCCGGCAAAGTGCTTTGCCTTCCATCCCACCGATGCCCCCGGGAAGAGAGGAAGGAACGGCTCGTCCTTGCAACGGATCACGCCGTCTTCGTCATCGCGCTGATGGCGCTGGTCGTCATCGCGGCCGGAACCCGGAAGCGTGACCTCGCGGACGTGCGCGAGCGACAGCGCGCGGGGACGGAACAGCCGCCTGCCGTGCCGTAGTGTCGCCTCCGGCGAGCAGCTTGCCGAGCAATTCCACATTAGGCGGTGAACGTGGGCCAGCAGTCAATCGTGGGGCGGCCGAAGCCTGCCTTGCCCGATTTCCGGCCGCTCATCAGCCGGGAAACACGGATCTCCAATCCTGCTTCATGTCGACGAGAACCCAGCCCTTGGCCTTCGCCTCGTTAAGCGCCTTGTCAAGCCTGCCCACCGACGAGTCGCGGTCATAGGCATACTCGCGCTCCGCGTCAGTATGATGGACGATGCCCGCAAAGCGCGCTCCCTCACCGGCCGCGGTCCACTGCAGCATCTCCAGATCGCCATCCGAATTGCCGAAGGCGAAGATCGGACGCCGTCCGATGAAGCGGTTGATGCCAACCGGCTTTCCGGGCCCGTCGTCCACGAACTCGACCTTTGCCTCCTTGATCAGACGAGGCGTTCCATCGGGACCCGTTTCGAACCTGACCACGCCGGACGACCCGATCACCTGTTCGGGCGGGATCCCGTATGTCTTCTCCGCGAACACGCGCATGAACTCGACGCCCCCGCCCGACACGATGAACGTCTTGAACGCGTTCGCCCGCAGATACGCCAAAAGCTCCAGCATCGGCTGGTAGACCAGTTCGGTGTAGGGGCGATTGAAGCGCTTGTCGCGAGCGGTCGCCAACCAGTCGGTCACGGCATCGGCGAACGCATCCGTCGTCATGCCGGCGTGCGTGGCCGCCATGATCTCCATCAACCCCTTCTGGCCGCTCGCCAGGAGCGCCTCGTTGTCGCCCTTCATCACCGCCTCGAAGGGCTCCTTGCCCCTCCACTCGGGATGCTCGGGGGCCAGCGCCTTCACACGGTCAAGAGCGAACACCAGTTGCGTATAGGCCGGCTTTTCGAGCCAGAGCGTCCCATCGTTGTCGAAGACGGCGATGCGTTCGGCGGGCGCGACATGGTCAGGCGACCCGTCGCGAACGACACGTTCGACAAACTCGAGGATGGATTGCCTGGCCGTACCCTCGTTCCAGGAGGGCAGGGGGTCCGATTGGGCCTGGGCCCGCCGATCGAGACGGAACACAACGCCGGTAGCCAAGAGGGATTTGAGGAACTGTCGCCGACCAAGTCGCAGGAGCATCTCGCACCTCGTTCGCGGACTTCGATTGCTTGTGCAATCTTGGTGCGAAGGCGAGCCCGTCGAAGTACGTAACTGTAACAATTGCGCAGGTCGCAGCTTCGGAATGCCGAAACCGGGCCCTCGAGGGGCTCACCCGCGCGTCTGACCTCGGCAAGCCAGTCCGGATGCGGTCAGATGCCGATGCCTGCCTTGGCGAGGCCGGCCGCCAACATCGAAACGAGAGAAGGCGTATACTGTCGCTGGTTGAGGTCTTTGCGCGCCCTTGACTGGAAGTTGGGCTGCTCCCGCTCTATGACCTCGATTTCACGCAAGGCATCCGGCACGCGATCAAGTTGAGCCAGCGTGGCGGCCTTGAGAATATGGCGGACATAGCAATCTCTGGGCTCCGACTGCTCGAGCCGCAGAAGCGCTTCCGTGAAAGAGCCCAGGCGATAGGCATTGAAGGCCAGCGTGCCTTGAACTGCCGCGGTAGGCGGATAGCCCGACTGCTCTGCGCTCATCACAAGCGCGATGCCCTCGTCCCACCGTCCGAGTATGAAGAGAATGCGACCCAATTCCGCCTTGGCGACCGGATTGTAGGGGTTCAACTCGAGCGCACGCCGGCCGGCAGCGATCGCAGCTTCGTGATGCCCGATACGAAACTGCGCCAACATCTGGGCAATCTGGCTGCGGTCCACGTCGGGCGCGAGGGCCATCGCCCGGGCGGCGCTCTCGCCCGCGCTCTCGGCGAGGTAGGCGGATCTCTCCCGTGGCTCCTGCTTCAACAGGACGATAGCCAGCATGGCATGCGCGTCGGCGTCGGCCGGCCTCAGCTGCAGTGTCTTCCGGAGGCAAGTCTGCGCCTCGTTCAACAATTCGGCCGATCCAGAGTCCACTGCCTGCAAGCTGCGCACAGTGCAGCCGTTGCCCAGGGAGGGGTGGGTGCGTTCCTCTTGCGCCTCCAACTGGTTGATCACGCCTTGCGCAGAGGCCAACCTTGCCGCAAGCCTCGTCCCGAGTTCGTTGGGCGTTGCACCCGCGTCGGGCAGCGTCGCTGCATGCTCCTCGCCCGCCTGCATCACCGTTCCGCGGCCGCGGTTCACGATCTGCCAGTAGACCGATCTGTGCCCGTCCATGACACGGTACTTCAGGGAAAGCGCATACCGGCTTCTCGTCGTCATTGGCAGAGCCGCTGTGGCGGAACCGGTGGCCAGCTGCGGGGGAACGTCTCGCAGAGCCTCGATCTGGACGGTGCGGAAGCGTGACAGAGCGATGGTGAGGGTGTCGCGAAACTGCCCGGCTTCGTCGCTGAGGGGAGCGGCAACGTCTTCCATCTCGATCGCCAGGCTCGGCCTTTCGCGAATGGCAGCCCTCTCATCGGGACCGGAAGGCCAGTTCACCCATGCCAACAGGGCCATCAGAAACCCTGCGGCGAAAGACCAGAGAGCGAGCCGACGTTGCGGTCGCTGCGGGCCGGCCAACTGCGCCGCGGAGTTCGGGGCAGATGCAGCGCGTTCCGACTGCTCCGTCGCCTCCGGTGCGTGGAAAACGGGTATGTAGTGGCCCTTCGGAAGCTCGATCCGGATCCGTCCCTCCTTGTCCTGACGGGCATAGTACTGACTGAGGGCTGCACGAAGACGGGTCGCCTCTATCCGAACGATGGGGTCGGTGACAGGGTCGAAGCTGCTGGCGCGGCCGAACACGTCGACGGCGATGGCATAAGCCTTGATGGATCTTTGACGCCCTTCGAGCGTCGCTTCGGCGACAAAGCGCAGGAAACGCTTGTTGCGATCGGTGCAGGCAAAGTCGGGATCAGCAATCAGGCGGTCGAGCTCCGCCCTGGCTTCCTGCTCGGAAACCGCTTCCGCGGGAGACGCAACTTCCTTCGACCACCCCTCAGAATGCATGGCAAGCCCTCAACTTGCCTCCACGCCCCAAACGCTGCTCGCGTAAGGGTAGCACGCCCCGCCCGCCACTTCTAGGGCGAGGCGATCGGGCGAGCGCGGCCCTACCGTGTGTTCATGCACAGCGCGATGATGTCATCCTCAATCTCCCGGCACAGAACCTCATACTCGACTATGGATTCCGGCGGCGCTGTCCCGGCAGACTTCCTCAAACTCTCCAGGGTGGAGCTCGCTTCTTCGAAGGCGCCACACAGGCTGCGCAGATCTTCGCTTCGTGCACTGAGCAATTGCAGCTCGCCGCGCAGGGCAGGCATCTTGAGCATGAGCCTGATCAGCCCTCGGCGGCTTGTTCCTGCGTCAGTTGACATTGTTTGCTCGCGGCGGACTGAGAGCAACGAGTGGCCGAGGGTTGTTACCCTTCGGCGGTGCCTGGCCCATGCGCTGGCTTTTCAGCGCCAGATATTCGCTTCATTTTTGGCTTAGGCCAGCACGTTACGGTTACATGCCTCATCGGCGTCGCGGCCGACCCGCGATCGCCCTCGGCTGCATACGGACGCGCTGGGCTATCGAACGCCCTGCGCCTTCAGCGCGCCAAGCTTCGCATCGAGGCTCTCGCGCGAAATCTCGCCCAGATGAACGTTGGAGAGCATCCCGTCGCCATCGATGAACAGCGTCGCGGGAAGTCCCGGAACGTTGTAATGCCGACCCAGTTCGCCCAGCCGGTCGAGAAGGGCTACCGGCAGGTCCAGCCCCTCCTTGTCGAGATAGGCAGTGACCCGGCCGGCGTCCTCGCCCTGATTGGCGAAGATGAACGAGACGTCCCGGACCTCGTGCGAGTAGGCCTCCAGCATGGGCATTTCGCGACGGCACGGGGGGCACCAGGATGCCCAGAGGTTGATGATCATGGGCCGGCCGATGCTGTCGGTCAGTTTGATCGGGTCTGCCGACAGGGCCTGGAACCGAGTGTCCGGGAGCGCAACCGGTTCGACCGCAGAGGTCAGCTGATCGGCGACGTTCCAGATGAACAAACCTGCAGCGACAGGCGCCAGCGCCGCCAGCCTCGCCTGCGCGCCGCGCAGGAAAAGCGGTATCGCGGCGAGCGCGACCAGCAGGCCGAATGGCCAGAAGAAGCCGCCCTGCCAGACTGCGAAGGCGCGCAGGGGCTCATCCTTGAAGCTGTCCCAATGGATCGCGACATGGCCGACGCGGGCCGCCACTATCCCCGCCACAAGCGCCCAGAACGACCATCGCCTGATGTCGGGGTCGACGCGGCGCGCCAGCATCCCCGCCACGAGCGTGAACGCGAAGATGCCGATCAGCGCGGCGGCGCGATCCGCCGCGAGCATCAGGGGGCCTACGGATATCGCGTTCATGTCACCCACCCTTGGCCGCGGACGTCACCAGTGAATCGACGTCGATCGTGCCGATGAGACGCGTGCCCTCGATCTCGCGCTTGTCGCCATGGAAGAACACCATTGACGGGGGCCCCGCCACGCGCAGCGCCTTCATCAGCTCCTCACGCCTGGGGTCGAGCTCCGTGATGTCGACTTTGACGAGGCGGTACGACGCGAGGGCCTCTTCGATACGCGGATCGGGCAGGACGGAACGCTCTATCTTCCGGCAGATGACGCACCAATCGGCCGTGAAGTACACCATCAGGGGCCGCTTCTGGCCATCGGGATCGTCGAAGCGGGCCAGGAGGTCGGGCAGGGTGGCGACCTCTTCGAAGGCGAGCGCGGATTTGCTCTGGGGAGGGGACTTCAGCACGATCCGCGCCTGCGCCTGAAAGGGCCGGTCGCCTCCGGATGCCGCAGTCAGCCCCATGACGGCGGCGTAGACGGAAAACACGCCGGCCGTCGCGCGCAAGGCGCGCCGACGCCAGCCCTTCGCCGCGCGGCCGAGAAGCCAGCCGGCGGCGGCGATCAGGAGCAACGCCCAGAGCACGGATAGGACGACATCGGACAGGAGCGGGGATGCGAGCCAGATCGCGACGCCCAGAAAGGCGAAGCCGAACGCCTTCTTGACGCTCTCCATCCACGCTCCGGCGCGCGGCAGAAGATGACCGCCGAAGCCGGCCAGTGCGATCAGCGGTAGGCCCTTGCCCAATCCGAGAGCGAAAAGCGCGGCCGCGCCGAGCTTCCAGTCGCCTCCCTGCGCGACATAGATGAGCGCTCCGGCAAGCGGTGCGGTGACGCAGGGCCCGACGATCAGTGCCGAGGAAAAGCCGAGGGCCGCGGCCGAGGTGATCGAGCCGCGCCCGGCGTTCCTGCCGGCGAAACGGGATGTCCAGGCGGACGGCAGCTGGAGCTCGAACAGGCCGAACATGGAGAGCGCCAGCAGGACCAGGATGGCTGCGCTGGCGGCGGTCGTCCATGGCGACTGGAGCGCGATCTGCATGTTGTGGCCGCTCCATGCCACGATGGCGCCGACCAGCGCGAAGGCGAAGGCGAGGGCGACGACATAGACGGAGGCCAGCGTGAAGCCCCGCGCCGCGGTCAGGCTCTCGCCCTGACGGCCAAGCATGCCGGCGACGATCGGATACATCGGCAGCACGCATGGCGTGAACGCCAGCAGCAGCCCGAAACCGAGAAAGCCTGCGATCACCCACGGATAGGCGCCGTCGGCGAGCAGCCTGGCAGCGCCGCCCTGATCCTCGGCAAGTATCAGCCCGGAATCGGCGGCTTCAACGGGCGGCGGCGCGTCCTGCGCCGGCGTCGACCACGCCACCGTCGGTCCGGCGTCCGAAATCGCAAGCGTCGCCGGATCGACCTGGCGCGTCTCCGGCCGATAGCAGATGCCGTCTTCCTGGCATCCCTGATAGGTGACCTTCAGGGGCTGCGCGACCGGACCGGCGATCGCGACGCGTGCTTGCCTGTAGATGACCTCGACCGATCCGAAACTCGGATCGTCCTTCACCTCGCCTCGTGACGAGGTAAAGGGAACCGGCTCTGCGGCGTGCACCTCGAAGTGATCGCGATAGAGGTAGTAGCCGTCGGCGATCTCCCATCTGAGTTCGATGCCGTCGCCGCCGCGCACCGCCGTCATGCGGAATGCGTCGTCGGCGGCAAGCGGCTCGGCGCTGGACGCCACCGAGAGAGCCATCAGCGCCAGAAGCGCGGAAACGAACCCGACTATCGCCTTCATTGTGTTGATTACCTCTTCAGCGCGTTGTCGGAGCCGGGGTCGACCGCATTCCTTAAGGCAGCCTTAAGCCTGCGGGCCAAGAGCTGGAGCCGGAAAAGATGTTGAACTGCCGATGCGTGTACTGATTGTCGAGGACGACCCCATCTTGCGCGACGGATTGTCGGTGGGCCTGAAACTCGCCGGCTTCATTCCGGACGCGGTGGCGACGTGCGGCGATGCCGATGCGGCCCTGCGGGCGAGCGAGTACGACGCGGTGGTCCTCGACGTCATGCTCCCCGACGGCTCGGGTCTCGACCTGCTGGCGGAGCGACGACGCCTGAAAGACCCGACGCCGATCCTCCTGCTCACCGCACGCGACCAGATCGCGGATCGGATCGCGGGCCTCGATGCCGGCGCGGACGACTATCTGGGCAAGCCCTTCGACCTCGACGAGCTGGCCGCGCGCGTGCGGGCGATCCTTCGGCGGGGCTCCGGCCGGGCCTCCTCCGTCCTGCAATGGGCCGACGTGACGCTCGATCCGGCCACATTGACGGTTCGCCGCGACGGGCGGACGGTTCCGCTGACGCGGCGCGAGTTCACTTTGTTGAGAGCATTGATGGAGCGGCCCGGGACCGTCCTCGGCAAGTCGGCGCTCGAAGAGGCCCTTTACGGCTGGCAGGAAGGCGTCGAGAGCAATGCGGTGGAAGTCCACATCCACCACCTGCGCAGCAAGATCGGGCCGGGCGTCGTGGAGACGGTGCGCGGCGTGGGCTACCGGGTCGGGACCGAGATCTGATGAAGTCGATACGCGCACGGCTCCTCGCCATCCTGCTTGCGACGACCGGCGCGGTCTGGCTCTCCGCCGCCGTGTGGATCTACACGAACACGCAGGCCGAGGTGGAGAGGGTGCTGGACGCGCGGCTGAAGGAGGCGGCGCGGATGGTCAACTCGCTGATCACCGATCATCGGGTCGAGGTGGCGATGGCCGCTGCAACGGCCTCGCCTCCGTTCAAGCCGGCTCCGCTTGCCGACGACCCCTCCTACAACCACCAGCTGTCCTGCCAGATCTGGTCGCTTTCGGGCGCTCTCGTGGGGCGGTCGGAAAGCGCACCTGAGCAACGGCTGTCCCAGACACCAAACGGCTTCTCGGACACGGTCATCGACGGGGAGACATGGCGCGTCTACGCGGTCGAGAACGCCGCGCTCGGCGTCCAGGTTCTGGTGGGCGACAATCTCCAGATCCGCGACGGGCTGGTCAACGACGTCATCAAGGGCCTGCTGCTGCCGCTCGCCCTCATAGTTCCGTTTGCCGGAGCGCTCATCTGGTTCAGTGTCCGCCGCGGGCTGTCTCCCCTGGATCGCATGGCGGAGGCGCTGTCGGGGCGGTCCGCGGACGACCTGCGGCCCATCGTGGCCGCCGATGCGCCCACCGAGA
This portion of the Mesorhizobium shangrilense genome encodes:
- a CDS encoding tetratricopeptide repeat protein, which translates into the protein MHSEGWSKEVASPAEAVSEQEARAELDRLIADPDFACTDRNKRFLRFVAEATLEGRQRSIKAYAIAVDVFGRASSFDPVTDPIVRIEATRLRAALSQYYARQDKEGRIRIELPKGHYIPVFHAPEATEQSERAASAPNSAAQLAGPQRPQRRLALWSFAAGFLMALLAWVNWPSGPDERAAIRERPSLAIEMEDVAAPLSDEAGQFRDTLTIALSRFRTVQIEALRDVPPQLATGSATAALPMTTRSRYALSLKYRVMDGHRSVYWQIVNRGRGTVMQAGEEHAATLPDAGATPNELGTRLAARLASAQGVINQLEAQEERTHPSLGNGCTVRSLQAVDSGSAELLNEAQTCLRKTLQLRPADADAHAMLAIVLLKQEPRERSAYLAESAGESAARAMALAPDVDRSQIAQMLAQFRIGHHEAAIAAGRRALELNPYNPVAKAELGRILFILGRWDEGIALVMSAEQSGYPPTAAVQGTLAFNAYRLGSFTEALLRLEQSEPRDCYVRHILKAATLAQLDRVPDALREIEVIEREQPNFQSRARKDLNQRQYTPSLVSMLAAGLAKAGIGI
- a CDS encoding response regulator transcription factor, with translation MRVLIVEDDPILRDGLSVGLKLAGFIPDAVATCGDADAALRASEYDAVVLDVMLPDGSGLDLLAERRRLKDPTPILLLTARDQIADRIAGLDAGADDYLGKPFDLDELAARVRAILRRGSGRASSVLQWADVTLDPATLTVRRDGRTVPLTRREFTLLRALMERPGTVLGKSALEEALYGWQEGVESNAVEVHIHHLRSKIGPGVVETVRGVGYRVGTEI
- a CDS encoding HdeD family acid-resistance protein, whose protein sequence is MANTETIRPPLDGRPMLHALARNWWLLMLRGICAVLFGVLTFVWPGITLITLVLLYGAYAFADGVFSLFAAITGGTPAPRWWLAVVGLLGIGAGLVTLFWPGMTALLLLFFIAFWSIAIGVMEIIGAIRLRKEIDNEWWLVASGALSVIFGAILLFRPGAGALGLILVIGVFALIHGVMLISFALRLRGHKHAEA
- the dsbD gene encoding protein-disulfide reductase DsbD; this encodes MKAIVGFVSALLALMALSVASSAEPLAADDAFRMTAVRGGDGIELRWEIADGYYLYRDHFEVHAAEPVPFTSSRGEVKDDPSFGSVEVIYRQARVAIAGPVAQPLKVTYQGCQEDGICYRPETRQVDPATLAISDAGPTVAWSTPAQDAPPPVEAADSGLILAEDQGGAARLLADGAYPWVIAGFLGFGLLLAFTPCVLPMYPIVAGMLGRQGESLTAARGFTLASVYVVALAFAFALVGAIVAWSGHNMQIALQSPWTTAASAAILVLLALSMFGLFELQLPSAWTSRFAGRNAGRGSITSAAALGFSSALIVGPCVTAPLAGALIYVAQGGDWKLGAAALFALGLGKGLPLIALAGFGGHLLPRAGAWMESVKKAFGFAFLGVAIWLASPLLSDVVLSVLWALLLIAAAGWLLGRAAKGWRRRALRATAGVFSVYAAVMGLTAASGGDRPFQAQARIVLKSPPQSKSALAFEEVATLPDLLARFDDPDGQKRPLMVYFTADWCVICRKIERSVLPDPRIEEALASYRLVKVDITELDPRREELMKALRVAGPPSMVFFHGDKREIEGTRLIGTIDVDSLVTSAAKGG
- a CDS encoding TlpA disulfide reductase family protein translates to MNAISVGPLMLAADRAAALIGIFAFTLVAGMLARRVDPDIRRWSFWALVAGIVAARVGHVAIHWDSFKDEPLRAFAVWQGGFFWPFGLLVALAAIPLFLRGAQARLAALAPVAAGLFIWNVADQLTSAVEPVALPDTRFQALSADPIKLTDSIGRPMIINLWASWCPPCRREMPMLEAYSHEVRDVSFIFANQGEDAGRVTAYLDKEGLDLPVALLDRLGELGRHYNVPGLPATLFIDGDGMLSNVHLGEISRESLDAKLGALKAQGVR
- a CDS encoding HAD family hydrolase, producing MLLRLGRRQFLKSLLATGVVFRLDRRAQAQSDPLPSWNEGTARQSILEFVERVVRDGSPDHVAPAERIAVFDNDGTLWLEKPAYTQLVFALDRVKALAPEHPEWRGKEPFEAVMKGDNEALLASGQKGLMEIMAATHAGMTTDAFADAVTDWLATARDKRFNRPYTELVYQPMLELLAYLRANAFKTFIVSGGGVEFMRVFAEKTYGIPPEQVIGSSGVVRFETGPDGTPRLIKEAKVEFVDDGPGKPVGINRFIGRRPIFAFGNSDGDLEMLQWTAAGEGARFAGIVHHTDAEREYAYDRDSSVGRLDKALNEAKAKGWVLVDMKQDWRSVFPG